Proteins encoded within one genomic window of Pigmentiphaga sp. H8:
- a CDS encoding dipeptidase: protein MNKPTPTAGQAEETARRIHAEHIVIDSLAPSFVDEWALTPAMIEIGKALQAQGGSRPAIKKAMAEHLIAQCAHDPETREAYLSYWRRSGVTACNHTLYASGPPDTALDATIASARRAETLMASLGGQVTLATDAAQIEAAHRDGRHAVMYNLQNAEPVGADLDRVEILHELGVRSMQLTYNLRTRFGDGCLETNDGGLSRFGAALVERMNARRMMVDLSHASANTARDAVAASKAPVVATHTAARALSGHPRGLPDDVLKGIANGGGYAGVVILPAFILPAEGDGRAEKYGKPRNWATLDTVVDHLQHLVNVMGEDHVGLGTDWGKPYYNALAWTPSMIRPESGSFNWVGWRPQDRFDPNAQTLDMETWDKWPNLTAAMLRRGMAESTVAKIVGANYLRVFREICG from the coding sequence ATGAACAAGCCGACTCCCACGGCGGGGCAAGCCGAAGAGACCGCCCGCCGCATCCACGCCGAGCACATCGTCATCGATTCGCTCGCGCCCAGCTTCGTCGACGAATGGGCGCTGACGCCCGCCATGATCGAGATCGGCAAGGCCTTGCAGGCCCAGGGCGGCTCGCGCCCCGCCATCAAGAAGGCCATGGCCGAACATCTCATCGCCCAGTGCGCGCACGATCCTGAAACGCGCGAAGCCTATCTGTCGTACTGGCGGCGCTCGGGTGTCACGGCGTGCAACCACACCCTGTACGCATCCGGTCCGCCCGACACCGCGCTGGACGCGACGATCGCCAGCGCGCGGCGCGCCGAAACACTCATGGCGTCGCTGGGCGGGCAGGTGACGCTGGCCACCGATGCCGCGCAAATCGAAGCCGCGCACCGCGATGGCCGGCACGCGGTCATGTACAACCTGCAGAACGCCGAGCCCGTCGGGGCCGACCTCGACCGGGTGGAGATCCTGCACGAACTCGGCGTGCGCAGCATGCAGCTCACGTACAACCTGCGTACCCGCTTCGGCGACGGCTGCCTGGAGACGAACGACGGCGGCCTGAGCCGCTTCGGCGCCGCGCTGGTCGAGAGGATGAATGCGCGGCGCATGATGGTCGACCTCTCGCACGCCAGCGCGAACACCGCGCGCGATGCGGTTGCCGCGTCCAAGGCACCGGTCGTGGCCACCCATACCGCCGCCCGCGCGCTCAGCGGCCATCCGCGCGGCCTGCCCGACGATGTCCTGAAGGGCATTGCCAACGGCGGAGGCTACGCCGGCGTGGTGATCCTGCCGGCCTTCATCCTGCCCGCCGAGGGCGACGGCCGTGCCGAAAAATACGGCAAGCCGCGAAACTGGGCCACGCTCGACACCGTCGTCGACCATCTCCAGCACCTGGTGAACGTGATGGGCGAAGACCACGTCGGCCTCGGCACCGACTGGGGCAAGCCCTACTACAACGCGCTGGCGTGGACACCATCGATGATCCGGCCCGAAAGCGGCAGTTTCAACTGGGTGGGCTGGCGCCCGCAGGACCGCTTCGACCCGAACGCGCAGACCCTGGACATGGAAACCTGGGACAAGTGGCCCAACCTGACCGCGGCCATGCTGCGTCGGGGCATGGCCGAATCCACCGTCGCCAAGATCGTCGGCGCGAACTACTTGCGGGTATTCCGCGAGATATGCGGATAG